Within Methanofastidiosum sp., the genomic segment AATATTGCTGCCTCTAATTTCAGTGATTATTATCATTTCGCTATCAATAGGGCATAGATCCATAGATTTAGAAGGAGGGGTACTTAGGGATAATAATACTATTTGGTCAAAATCCCCCTATATGACTCTCACCGTTAATAATTATTCAATTGTTCCTAAGAAAATGGAGATTTCAATATTAAACATAAAAAAAGAGAGTATAATTGAAATAAATGGCCAATCTCGAAGTATAAACCCAAATGATAAACTAGTGTTAGATTTACCATCTCTATCTCAGAATAAATATTTTATTAAATCACCAGAAAAGGATAATTTGAGATTTGCAATTGTTGGTGACTCAAGACCAGATAGCTCTAAAGATCCTTACCCTAGAGTCTTCAAAAAGATAATGCATGATATAGATTCAGAAGATTTAAATTTTGTGATACACCTTGGTGATTTTGTAATTCATGAAGAAAAAAAATATTTTGATGAATTTGAAGAAATTATAGGAAACTATGATACTCCCATTTACACTATTATTGGAAACCATGATGGTGATGTTGAGGGCGGATCTTTATACAAAGAATATTATGGAGATACATTCTACAGTTTTACTTATATGGGGACTAAATTTATTATTTTAGATAATTCTATTGGGCTCTTAAATCAAGAAAATATTTCATTTCTAGAAAATGAATTGAAATTTGATGGTGAAAAATTTGTTTTTGTACATATGCCTCCTTTTGATCCAAGACCTTCGGGAATACATAGAATGCTAGGGGGAAAGGAATTCATTAAAACTGTAGAAAAGAATAACACTAGTATTGTATTTTCTGGTCATGTCCATATGTATCATCAAGTTATCCAGAATAATACTAAATACATAATCACCGGGGGAGGAGGTTCTCCCATATATGCAAGTGAAGAAATTGGTGGATTTTATCACTATTTGATTTATGATCAAGGAGATATAGATTTGATTAAAATGGAGAATTGATATGAAAAAGCAATTAACAATTAATCAAAAAAACAAATACTATTTTTCTACAAAAGATCTTGTAACTATTGCCATTATATCTTCTCTTGGAGGCGTACTATCTACCTACGTGGGTTATCTAGGTAATCTAATTAATAGGTTCTTTGGAGTACCTTTTGGAGCGGGACAATTCATGGCCGGCCTCCACATGTTTTGGGTAATTTTTGCTATTGGTATGTTAAACAAAAAAGGAACCGGTACTTTTGTTGGAATATTAAAAGGGTTTGTTGAGTTTTTATCAGGAGGTAAACTAGGCCTATTTGTGATAGTTTTATCTGGTATTCAAGGATTGATTGCTGATCTATCATTTTTACCATTTAAAAAAGATTCTACCACAGGCTACATTATTGCAGGGGGACTTTCAACAGCTGCAAATGTCTTTATTTTTCAGATATTTTTTGCCCCATATGAAGCATTGCCTTTATTTTTAGCCATTTCTGTTGTTGCCCTTATCTCAGGTTTTGTTTTTGCAGGAGTATTCCCTAAGAATGTAGTTGAATTATTCAAAGTTAAGGTAAAAGAAGGAGAGAAAAAATTATCTATAAAAAATAGTGTGACAATAGGAATCGTTGCAATTTTAGCTCTTGGTGCTGCCTCTTATTATTTAACACAACCATTAACAAAAGATGGGATAGATATAAGCGGGAATGTAGAGAATCCTTATGTATTTTATCCACAAGATTTTAGAAATGAAGAGATTACTGTTAACGCTGAACTCCAGGGAGATTATACCTATGTTGAACCCAAAGAATACAAAGGTGTGCCATTAAGCTCTATTGTAAAGAACTCAAATCCCCAAGGAAATAAAATAAGAATTATCGCCAAAGATCTATATGAAGTAAGTTTTTCGCTTGAAGAAATATATGGCAACGATGAAGTTATAATTACAGAAAACAACGGATCTTTTACTCTAGTTGCTAAAGGATATGCAGGAGGATATTGGATTAGAGATATCACTAGGATTGTGATAGAGTAATGATTAATATCAGGGATTTCTCTTTTTCATATTTTGGAGAAAACAAAAAGTCTCTCGAAAAAATTAATCTTTCGATAAATAAGGGAGAATTTATTGTAATAAATGGAGATTCTGGATGTGGTAAATCCACTCTTGCTCTATGTATAGGCGGATTTCTTAGAGATAAGGGGGAAAAAAGTGGATCTCTAGAAATTGATGGAATTGATGTTTTTTCCCAAGAGATTTTTGATATATCAAAAAAAGTTGGAATAATACAACAAGACCCTGAAGGTCAGATATGTACATTGCGTGTTAAGAACGAAGTTGCTTTTGGATTGGAAAATCTCATGGTTTCTCCAGATATTATCAAAGATAAACTGAAATATTATCTCAAAATAGTAGGGATCGAAGATCTTGAAAGTAGGGACGTATTCTCTCTTTCTGGAGGGGAGAAACAAAAAGTTGCTATAGCTTCAGTTATGGCTATGGAACCGGAAATTCTAATCTTTGATGAGCCAACTTCAAATCTTGACCCAGTTGCTACAAAGGAAATATTCAAAACAATATCTGAAATCAAGAAAAGGACAAATATAACCATTATAGTAATTGAGCATAAACTTGGATATCTTGAAGGTCTTTGGAATAGAATTGTGTATATGGAAAACGGAACAATAAAAGAAATATGTAAGAAATGCGCTAAAAAAAATTATTTTTCTTGTAATAAAAATGGAAATGGCCACCTTGGAAAATCCTTAATTGATATTAATGGACTCACTTTTGAAAAAGATGGAAAAACAATTCTTTCTGATATAAGTCTCTCTTTGAAAGAGGGAGAAGTACTTTCAATTATTGGTAAAAATGGTTCTGGTAAAACAACTCTGCTTCTTCATCTTCTTGGAATTTATAGACCAACTGGGGGGGAAGTAAGAATAATGGGAGAAGATACTAGGAGCACGAATGTTTCAAAATTATCAAGAATTGTGGGCTATGTTTTTCAAAATCCAAATCATCAGATATTTGAAGAAACAGTTTGGAAAGAATTAAATTTCGGTCCAAGAAATTTTGGAATAGACTTCCATAACTGTGAAGAAATTTTAAGTGATTTTCAACTAAATGATTATCAAACAAAGAACCCTCAAGAGCTTAGCTTTGGTGAAAAAAGAAGGCTTAACATTGCATCGATTAAAGCATGTGATCCAAAAATAGTTGTTCTTGATGAGCCTTTTGTAGGTCAAGACGACAAAAATACTGGGCTAATTTTGAACTGGATTGACAACGAGAGAAAGAAGGGAAAAATTATAATATATGTTTCTCACGATCCAAGAATTTTAAGTTCACGAGAAGACAGAATTATATTTCTTGAAGGAGGGAAGATAGTTGTCGATGGTAAAAAGAAAGAGGTGATAAATATCTTAAGAGATCTCTCATTTGAAGAGTTCTTTTCAGGATAATTATTATGATTAAATATATCGAAAAGGAAACTTTCCTCCATAGAATAAATCCTATTTCGAAGATAGTGGTTCTTTTCATGTTTGCATATTCACTCTTTCTTTTCAACTACTGGGAAATTGAAGTGTTGGCTCTTACATTGGTTTTGTTTCTTTATATAGTAAGTGGCATTGGATTATCAAAGATTGAAGGAAAAAAATTTTTCATTGTTTTCTCACTGTCCCTCCTAATTATCAATGTTCTATTCATCAGGGATGGATACGCACTTTTAGAGTGGAGCATAATTAAAATTACCTCGAATGGCCTTGAATTTGCTATATTTTCAGTGGCAAGATTTCTTGCAATTGTATTTTCAAGTTTTCTATTCGTAATGACTACTGAACCTAACAAACTTGCTTATTCTTTGATGCAGGCAGGCGTCCCTTATAGATATGGATTTACTCTTGTAGTTGCCCTGAGATTTGTTCCAACGTTTCAATTCGAAACAGGGAACGTCAGAAATGCTCAAGCTGCAAGGGGACTTTCTATAGACAAAATGTCAATTAAATCTTTGTATACAATGGCAAGGTATACTTTTATTCCGCTAATCAGATCAACTATGCAATATATTGATACTCTCACTGTTTCCATGGAGGGCAGATGTTTTGGAGTATACGATAAGAGAACTTATATCGAAGAGGTAGTATATGGAAAAACGGACATTGCATTATTGATTATCTCTTTGATATTTTTCATTGGGATTGTATACCAAAGATTTGGTCAAAATCTTTTTTAATTTTTGATGCCCATTTTAGGATTTCATCCCTTTGATTTGGCCGGAATGACGCATCAAATAATAAACCTTCAATTAAGTAATTTTTCAATAATATCTGTATCTCATCAAATTCAAAGATTTTATTCTGTAAGTATTTTTCCAGAAAATAGTTTGATAAATAGAATTTTTCATCAGTGAATGAAGGCGAAGAATCTATAATTTGAGCTATTGTTCCACCTATATCCTTTAGATTATTACCATAAGTACTTTCTTCAAAATCTAACCCATAAATCCTATTTTTATAAATAAAATTCTTTATGCTTAGGTCCCCTCTTAATAAAGAAAGATT encodes:
- a CDS encoding metallophosphoesterase, which produces MKKILLPLISVIIIISLSIGHRSIDLEGGVLRDNNTIWSKSPYMTLTVNNYSIVPKKMEISILNIKKESIIEINGQSRSINPNDKLVLDLPSLSQNKYFIKSPEKDNLRFAIVGDSRPDSSKDPYPRVFKKIMHDIDSEDLNFVIHLGDFVIHEEKKYFDEFEEIIGNYDTPIYTIIGNHDGDVEGGSLYKEYYGDTFYSFTYMGTKFIILDNSIGLLNQENISFLENELKFDGEKFVFVHMPPFDPRPSGIHRMLGGKEFIKTVEKNNTSIVFSGHVHMYHQVIQNNTKYIITGGGGSPIYASEEIGGFYHYLIYDQGDIDLIKMEN
- a CDS encoding ECF transporter S component; the protein is MKKQLTINQKNKYYFSTKDLVTIAIISSLGGVLSTYVGYLGNLINRFFGVPFGAGQFMAGLHMFWVIFAIGMLNKKGTGTFVGILKGFVEFLSGGKLGLFVIVLSGIQGLIADLSFLPFKKDSTTGYIIAGGLSTAANVFIFQIFFAPYEALPLFLAISVVALISGFVFAGVFPKNVVELFKVKVKEGEKKLSIKNSVTIGIVAILALGAASYYLTQPLTKDGIDISGNVENPYVFYPQDFRNEEITVNAELQGDYTYVEPKEYKGVPLSSIVKNSNPQGNKIRIIAKDLYEVSFSLEEIYGNDEVIITENNGSFTLVAKGYAGGYWIRDITRIVIE
- a CDS encoding ATP-binding cassette domain-containing protein, which encodes MINIRDFSFSYFGENKKSLEKINLSINKGEFIVINGDSGCGKSTLALCIGGFLRDKGEKSGSLEIDGIDVFSQEIFDISKKVGIIQQDPEGQICTLRVKNEVAFGLENLMVSPDIIKDKLKYYLKIVGIEDLESRDVFSLSGGEKQKVAIASVMAMEPEILIFDEPTSNLDPVATKEIFKTISEIKKRTNITIIVIEHKLGYLEGLWNRIVYMENGTIKEICKKCAKKNYFSCNKNGNGHLGKSLIDINGLTFEKDGKTILSDISLSLKEGEVLSIIGKNGSGKTTLLLHLLGIYRPTGGEVRIMGEDTRSTNVSKLSRIVGYVFQNPNHQIFEETVWKELNFGPRNFGIDFHNCEEILSDFQLNDYQTKNPQELSFGEKRRLNIASIKACDPKIVVLDEPFVGQDDKNTGLILNWIDNERKKGKIIIYVSHDPRILSSREDRIIFLEGGKIVVDGKKKEVINILRDLSFEEFFSG
- a CDS encoding energy-coupling factor transporter transmembrane protein EcfT produces the protein MIKYIEKETFLHRINPISKIVVLFMFAYSLFLFNYWEIEVLALTLVLFLYIVSGIGLSKIEGKKFFIVFSLSLLIINVLFIRDGYALLEWSIIKITSNGLEFAIFSVARFLAIVFSSFLFVMTTEPNKLAYSLMQAGVPYRYGFTLVVALRFVPTFQFETGNVRNAQAARGLSIDKMSIKSLYTMARYTFIPLIRSTMQYIDTLTVSMEGRCFGVYDKRTYIEEVVYGKTDIALLIISLIFFIGIVYQRFGQNLF